The proteins below are encoded in one region of Candidatus Methylacidiphilales bacterium:
- the cobA gene encoding uroporphyrinogen-III C-methyltransferase, which translates to MNSGGICYLTGAGPGDPALMTLRALEILQSADTIIYDNLISGSVLSLAPSCAQKIYAGKRAGRHEMKQPDINRLILEQVRAGKTVLRLKGGDPFTFGRGGEEAEALTEAGLRFEVVPGITSGIAAPAYAGIPLTHRDYSGLVVFVTGHECPKESGEADWKLLAQIDGTLVIYMGVRNLPNISKNLIGFGKDPKTPAAFVQWGATAKQRSIVATLETLPEAVAKQKLGAPAIIVVGAVAAMGDKLQWFRPGPLAGKRCVVTRTREQNSRLRGLLQAQGAEVAELPLIEIREMPGARIPDGLPGKFDWLVFTSANGVEHFLRLWLESHDIRSLGPVKIAAVGPATAQALGRYGLKTDFVPWTHTAQALVKEWPNRQDAGTVLHVCGDKAEPLPFPESAGAGWKAGRLVVYRTVEAANARERFREIFEPGLPDWILFCSASAVNHFSKLAGNAWPKGLRAASIGPATSEAIRAAGGTVDLQASSSRLEVLVEELKAASV; encoded by the coding sequence ATGAACAGCGGCGGCATCTGCTATCTCACCGGCGCCGGACCCGGAGACCCCGCCTTGATGACACTGCGGGCCCTGGAAATACTGCAATCCGCCGACACCATCATCTATGACAACCTGATCAGCGGGAGCGTGCTCTCCCTGGCGCCGTCCTGCGCCCAAAAAATCTATGCCGGCAAACGCGCGGGCCGCCACGAGATGAAACAGCCCGACATCAACCGGCTGATCCTCGAACAGGTCCGGGCGGGCAAAACCGTCCTGCGCTTAAAGGGCGGCGACCCCTTCACGTTCGGCCGCGGCGGCGAGGAAGCGGAAGCCCTGACCGAGGCAGGGCTCAGGTTTGAAGTGGTTCCCGGCATCACTTCGGGCATCGCGGCGCCCGCCTATGCCGGCATTCCCCTCACCCACCGCGATTATTCAGGCCTGGTTGTTTTTGTCACGGGTCACGAATGCCCCAAGGAATCCGGCGAGGCGGACTGGAAACTGCTCGCGCAAATCGACGGCACGCTCGTGATTTACATGGGGGTACGCAACCTGCCTAACATTTCAAAAAATCTGATCGGATTCGGGAAAGATCCGAAAACCCCGGCGGCCTTCGTCCAATGGGGCGCCACGGCAAAGCAACGCAGCATCGTGGCTACTCTGGAAACCCTCCCGGAAGCGGTAGCGAAGCAGAAACTCGGCGCGCCCGCGATTATCGTCGTCGGCGCCGTGGCGGCGATGGGCGACAAACTGCAATGGTTCCGCCCGGGCCCCCTGGCGGGCAAACGCTGCGTCGTGACCCGGACCCGGGAACAAAACAGCCGGCTGCGCGGATTATTGCAGGCCCAAGGCGCGGAGGTGGCGGAGTTGCCCTTGATTGAAATTCGGGAAATGCCCGGCGCGCGGATTCCCGATGGCCTGCCGGGAAAATTCGACTGGCTGGTTTTTACAAGCGCAAACGGAGTCGAACATTTTTTGCGCCTCTGGCTTGAGAGTCACGATATCCGCAGCCTCGGCCCGGTCAAAATCGCAGCAGTCGGACCGGCGACCGCGCAAGCCCTCGGCCGATATGGCCTCAAGACTGATTTCGTGCCCTGGACGCATACGGCGCAGGCTCTGGTAAAAGAATGGCCGAACCGGCAAGACGCGGGGACCGTATTGCATGTTTGCGGCGACAAGGCGGAACCCCTGCCCTTTCCTGAATCGGCTGGCGCAGGCTGGAAGGCCGGACGACTGGTGGTGTATCGCACGGTTGAAGCCGCAAACGCCCGGGAACGGTTCCGGGAAATTTTTGAACCCGGCTTGCCGGATTGGATTTTGTTTTGCAGCGCTTCGGCTGTGAACCATTTTTCAAAGCTGGCCGGGAACGCCTGGCCGAAAGGGTTGCGCGCGGCAAGCATCGGTCCCGCGACCAGCGAAGCAATCCGGGCAGCAGGCGGAACCGTGGATTTGCAGGCCTCCTCCAGCCGGCTTGAAGTGCTCGTGGAAGAATTGAAGGCGGCATCCGTCTAA
- the hemC gene encoding hydroxymethylbilane synthase → MNKTIRIGTRGSALALTQAAMTSRLLTEAWPDLRVETVVITTSGDRMQVSDDKPAESTKAIFTKEIEEALLENRVDLAVHSAKDLGVEMPDGLGLSGVLTRAPVHDVVISREPLDVLLKKPEPLLATGSLRRRYQWQERHPKARFVPVRGNIDTRIRKLRENHDWDGILLAHAGLERLRPDVKGLLVSPLDTSFILPAPCQGAIALQARNSDSETRRLIERISHRPSMVRVLAERAFLEKLGAGCHAPVGALARIYDGVCLHLSAVFYKAEGSPGIRKTTSGSALMAADLGKRLADQILS, encoded by the coding sequence TTGAACAAAACAATAAGAATTGGGACAAGAGGAAGCGCATTGGCGCTGACACAGGCGGCGATGACTAGCAGATTGCTAACGGAAGCCTGGCCGGACTTGCGCGTTGAGACGGTGGTGATCACCACCTCCGGGGACCGCATGCAGGTGTCGGACGACAAACCCGCGGAATCAACCAAGGCCATCTTTACCAAGGAAATCGAAGAAGCCCTTTTGGAAAACCGGGTCGATCTGGCGGTGCATAGCGCGAAGGATTTGGGAGTGGAAATGCCGGACGGCCTCGGTTTGTCCGGAGTTCTCACCCGGGCGCCCGTGCATGATGTCGTGATCTCGCGCGAGCCGCTGGATGTCCTGCTCAAAAAACCGGAACCCCTGCTGGCCACCGGCAGCCTGCGGCGACGTTACCAGTGGCAGGAACGCCACCCCAAGGCCCGCTTCGTGCCCGTGCGCGGGAACATCGACACGCGGATCCGCAAGCTGCGGGAAAATCATGATTGGGACGGCATTCTGCTGGCCCATGCCGGACTGGAACGGCTGCGGCCCGATGTCAAGGGCCTCCTGGTGTCCCCGCTCGACACTTCCTTCATATTGCCGGCGCCCTGTCAAGGCGCTATCGCTTTACAGGCGCGCAATTCGGATTCCGAAACCCGCCGCCTTATCGAGCGGATTTCCCACCGCCCAAGCATGGTCCGCGTCCTGGCGGAACGGGCTTTTTTGGAAAAACTCGGGGCCGGCTGCCACGCTCCCGTCGGCGCCCTGGCGCGGATTTACGACGGGGTTTGCCTGCACCTGAGCGCTGTCTTTTACAAGGCCGAGGGAAGCCCCGGCATCCGAAAAACAACCAGCGGCAGCGCCCTGATGGCCGCAGACCTCGGAAAACGGCTGGCCGATCAGATTTTATCATGA